From a single Oncorhynchus tshawytscha isolate Ot180627B linkage group LG29, Otsh_v2.0, whole genome shotgun sequence genomic region:
- the LOC121841325 gene encoding AP-3 complex subunit sigma-1-like, whose protein sequence is MEYLFFCYFCFLIHTDCLFFYVLQSEDTEQQIIRETFHLVSKRDENVCNFLEGGMLIGGSENKLIYRHYATLYFVFCVDSSESELGILDLIQVFVETLDKCFENVCELDLIFHVDKVENYFINYILLFHPSFLYSLYQGCKSTLPQTAALNAHNECLTSHRNSLL, encoded by the exons atggaatatttatttttttgttatttttgttttctcatccaCACTGACTGTTTGTTCTTTTACGTTCTACAGAGTGAAGACACAGAACAACAAATCATCAGAGAAACATTTCATCTGGTATCTAAAAGGGATGAGAACGTCTGCAATTTCCTAGAAGGTGGAAT GTTGATCGGTGGGTCAGAGAACAAGCTCATCTACAGACACTATGCTACGCTCTACTTCGTATTCTGCGTCGATTCCTCGGAGAGTGAGCTTGGCATCCTTGACCTTATCCAG GTGTTTGTGGAAACTCTGGACAAATGCTTTGAGAATGTTTGTGAACTTGACTTAATTTTCCACGTGGACAAGGTAGAGAATTATTTTATCAACTATATCCTATTATTTCATCCATCCTTTTTATATTCACTATACCAAGGATGTAAGTCAACCTTGCCCCAAACAGCAGCATTAAATGCTCACAATGAATGTCTGACTTCCCATAGAAACTCACTGTTATAG